In the Polyangiaceae bacterium genome, one interval contains:
- a CDS encoding RNA polymerase sigma factor, producing the protein MVREISEAVFAGLQRGDAAAFDAVYDCYRARVFAFLVRLTKHRALAEDLTQETFLRLARSAPELRTDTNLRAWLFRVARNLVVDHQRWALLDFDRLFELSLWPRPVSQAAATPLDLVEASETQRRLEDALADLATEHREVVLLVLVEGMEPAEAAEVLGISAVALRKRLSRARERLAAELAVERSYLPQGEPA; encoded by the coding sequence ATGGTGCGCGAGATCTCCGAAGCGGTATTTGCAGGGCTGCAGCGTGGTGACGCCGCAGCCTTCGATGCCGTCTACGACTGCTACCGCGCACGCGTGTTCGCCTTCTTGGTACGTTTGACGAAGCACCGCGCTCTTGCCGAAGACCTGACGCAAGAAACTTTCCTGCGCCTCGCGCGTTCGGCGCCCGAGCTTCGCACCGACACCAACCTTCGGGCCTGGCTCTTTCGCGTCGCTCGCAACTTGGTAGTCGACCATCAGCGTTGGGCGCTGCTCGACTTCGATCGGCTGTTCGAACTCTCCCTGTGGCCTCGCCCGGTCAGTCAGGCCGCAGCGACCCCGTTGGATCTGGTCGAGGCCAGCGAGACTCAACGCCGGCTCGAGGACGCCCTCGCGGACCTCGCCACCGAGCACCGCGAGGTCGTGTTGCTCGTCTTGGTCGAGGGGATGGAGCCCGCCGAGGCCGCCGAGGTGCTGGGCATCTCGGCGGTCGCGTTGCGCAAGCGCCTCAGTCGCGCCCGCGAACGCCTAGCGGCTGAGTTGGCAGTCGAGCGTAGCTACCTTCCACAAGGAGAGCCCGCATGA
- a CDS encoding DUF6691 family protein produces MIRFMLVLTGFTFGVGLFVAQMTKPSKIVGFLDFFGSWDPSLLLVMVGALATHIALYRIVLRRQTPVFAESFDLPKNRVIDRRLVIGSVLFGMGWALAGFCPGPALVSAATLSPRALLFVVAMVAGMGLFEVLLGLPKRSKQVDQPRTVDA; encoded by the coding sequence GTGATTCGTTTCATGCTGGTGCTGACTGGCTTCACCTTTGGCGTGGGCCTCTTCGTCGCACAAATGACCAAGCCCTCGAAGATCGTCGGCTTCTTGGACTTCTTTGGTTCCTGGGATCCGAGTCTTCTGCTGGTGATGGTCGGCGCCTTGGCCACGCACATTGCTCTGTACCGCATCGTGCTACGGCGGCAGACGCCGGTGTTTGCCGAGAGCTTCGACCTTCCCAAGAACCGCGTCATCGATCGTCGGCTGGTGATCGGCAGCGTCCTGTTCGGAATGGGCTGGGCACTGGCCGGCTTCTGCCCGGGCCCCGCGCTCGTTTCCGCCGCGACCCTGTCGCCCCGCGCGTTGCTGTTCGTGGTCGCCATGGTGGCGGGCATGGGGCTTTTCGAAGTGCTCCTGGGACTGCCGAAGCGCAGCAAGCAAGTGGATCAACCCCGAACCGTGGACGCCTGA
- a CDS encoding LTA synthase family protein: protein MSRSIWSRISPSPLGRLERRLARIVPLWPLTALSLGLDVLLRTERIRGAGAYLWYVGTCVFSLAVWTFGFDLSARLRRRKRRAADVLVGALCFVAALLTVLSLGFHAEFHSWPTTYALVHAVNEPRESLGYVLGPLLGLPLLGVVLLWASYAALWLARLRGPQRAAPKSRLTVAAVTTLGMLIGYGYVHRFAPFMLPDATAAKVVLDTVVNQVAGGVRGRLLAATRPKLPQLSPRGRPPLIIFVVGESLPASHMSVYGYGHDTTPALRKWTEDADSRAAVFVHAMANSSVTKVSLPSLMTGLFPSRATYDLHTYPLVWNYAKAAGYRTALVSAQSYAWNNLEGFFLDGALDHVFTLETSKNPIVNSTGMDDALMLDEVIRVLERAKADDQPLFLVMQFNGTHHPGHYHPEHRRFEPDSHPLWNRDNAIYCMDYELARLRQALERLGLADQTFLLLASDHGELDQVHKIHRTESYYQLTLGVPLVVMAPKYWRQERAAALSTLANNRALRVSLVDVTPTLVDAMGVYDDAALERWLKKMNGHSLLRAFDHDRPIVAVNTDEHLRWSRQGFAVVRGNTKLLYYSWSGPALFDLDADPEERDNLWSDPGRDSDRAGLLRVVEQDPTLRGIFRAP from the coding sequence GTGAGCCGCAGCATTTGGAGCCGAATCAGCCCGAGTCCGCTCGGGCGTCTGGAGCGCCGCCTAGCTCGCATTGTTCCTCTGTGGCCGCTGACGGCGCTATCCCTGGGGCTGGACGTCCTGCTGCGCACCGAGCGCATTCGTGGCGCGGGCGCGTACCTATGGTACGTCGGCACCTGCGTTTTCTCACTGGCGGTCTGGACGTTCGGTTTCGATCTGAGCGCGCGCCTCCGGCGTCGCAAGAGGCGCGCCGCGGATGTGCTCGTGGGCGCGCTGTGCTTCGTCGCCGCGTTGCTCACCGTGCTCTCGCTCGGATTCCACGCCGAGTTCCACAGCTGGCCCACGACCTACGCGCTGGTGCACGCGGTCAACGAGCCGCGTGAATCCTTGGGCTACGTGCTCGGACCGCTGCTCGGGCTTCCGCTCTTGGGCGTGGTCCTGCTCTGGGCGTCCTATGCAGCGCTGTGGCTGGCGCGACTGCGCGGACCGCAGCGCGCGGCCCCCAAGTCCCGCCTGACGGTAGCGGCGGTCACGACCCTGGGGATGCTGATCGGCTACGGCTACGTTCACCGCTTTGCGCCCTTCATGTTGCCCGACGCGACGGCGGCAAAAGTCGTACTCGACACCGTCGTCAACCAGGTTGCTGGTGGTGTGCGGGGCCGACTGCTGGCCGCGACGCGTCCAAAGCTTCCGCAGCTCTCCCCTCGCGGTCGTCCCCCCCTCATCATTTTCGTGGTGGGCGAAAGCCTGCCGGCGAGCCACATGTCCGTCTACGGCTATGGTCACGACACCACGCCGGCCTTGCGCAAGTGGACCGAAGACGCCGACAGCCGTGCCGCCGTCTTCGTGCACGCCATGGCCAATTCCTCCGTCACCAAGGTGTCGCTGCCCAGCTTGATGACGGGTCTCTTTCCTTCGCGCGCCACCTACGATCTGCACACCTATCCCTTGGTGTGGAATTACGCCAAGGCAGCCGGCTACCGCACTGCCCTGGTGTCGGCTCAGAGCTACGCCTGGAACAACCTGGAAGGCTTCTTTCTGGATGGCGCGCTCGATCACGTCTTCACCTTGGAGACGTCGAAGAACCCGATCGTCAATTCCACGGGCATGGATGACGCGCTGATGCTGGATGAAGTCATCCGGGTGCTGGAGCGCGCGAAGGCCGACGACCAGCCCTTGTTCCTGGTGATGCAGTTCAACGGCACCCACCACCCGGGCCACTATCACCCAGAGCATCGGCGCTTCGAGCCCGACAGCCACCCGCTGTGGAACCGCGACAACGCCATCTACTGCATGGACTACGAGCTGGCGCGGTTGCGCCAGGCGTTGGAGCGACTGGGACTTGCGGACCAGACTTTCCTGTTGCTAGCGAGCGATCACGGCGAGCTGGATCAAGTGCACAAGATCCACCGCACCGAGAGCTACTACCAACTGACGCTGGGAGTGCCGCTGGTGGTGATGGCCCCGAAATACTGGCGCCAGGAGCGTGCGGCTGCGCTGAGCACCCTCGCCAACAACCGCGCACTGCGCGTGTCGCTGGTGGACGTGACCCCGACCTTGGTGGATGCCATGGGCGTGTACGACGACGCGGCGTTGGAGCGCTGGCTCAAGAAGATGAACGGCCACTCGCTGCTCCGCGCCTTCGACCACGACCGCCCCATCGTCGCCGTGAACACTGACGAGCACTTGCGCTGGTCCCGCCAGGGATTTGCCGTGGTGCGGGGCAACACCAAGCTGCTGTACTACTCGTGGTCGGGCCCGGCGCTCTTCGATCTCGATGCAGATCCCGAAGAGCGAGACAATCTGTGGTCGGACCCGGGCCGCGACTCGGATCGCGCCGGCTTGCTGCGCGTGGTCGAGCAGGACCCGACGCTGCGCGGCATCTTCCGCGCGCCCTGA
- a CDS encoding YeeE/YedE thiosulfate transporter family protein, whose protein sequence is MTLSSLLLSLVGGALIGLSATMLLHWYGRIAGISGILGGVLRMTKRDTAWRLYFLGGLALAGVVGAVVAPSAFAVDVNRSVGAVILAGLLVGFGTRLGSGCTSGHGVCGITRFSPRSIVATVTFITAGAVTVVCVRQLFGGTL, encoded by the coding sequence ATGACCCTCTCATCTCTTCTCCTGTCCTTGGTTGGCGGCGCCCTGATTGGGCTGTCCGCCACCATGCTGCTGCACTGGTACGGACGCATCGCGGGCATCAGCGGAATCCTCGGCGGCGTGCTGCGCATGACCAAGCGGGATACCGCATGGCGCCTCTACTTCCTCGGCGGCCTGGCGCTGGCGGGCGTCGTCGGCGCGGTGGTTGCCCCGAGTGCTTTTGCCGTCGATGTCAATCGCTCGGTGGGTGCCGTCATCCTCGCGGGACTCCTCGTCGGCTTCGGCACTCGGCTGGGCAGCGGCTGCACCAGCGGACATGGCGTGTGCGGCATCACGCGATTCTCGCCCCGTTCCATCGTCGCGACGGTGACCTTCATCACGGCCGGAGCCGTGACCGTCGTCTGCGTCAGACAACTCTTCGGAGGTACCCTGTGA
- the secF gene encoding protein translocase subunit SecF, translating into MEFFGSGKTYDFMRLRRVCMLLSLALVVASVVGIFKPGPNLGTDFKGGTEVEVAFKSAVNAGDIRSAVKNAGFSSPDVVKVDDDTNPNRFLIRVQEVSTIDEAKQDELSRRLCYGDGLPEAECPLAKQATEVKFSPGGDKITVRYREAPDLGWVRERMTGVEGVALRPGANNPLLQNARDHKVEVQLMSKGDQLMAGLSSAMGADKVPETALRVEWIGPKAGSQLRDAALKSILISLIFIMAYVAFRFDLRFAPGAVLALIHDAVITVGILVAMRKELNLTTVAAVLTIIGYSVNDTVVVYDRVRENLGKLRGATFANLINVSLSEMLSRTLITSGTTIFSLLAFFVRGTGTLKDFAFTLIIGLLLGTYSSIYIALPLTEWLDRVMFGKSTSPAKKKSGSARKGAPAVT; encoded by the coding sequence ATGGAATTCTTTGGCTCCGGCAAGACCTACGATTTCATGCGCCTACGGCGCGTGTGCATGTTGCTCAGCCTCGCGTTGGTAGTCGCCAGTGTGGTTGGCATCTTCAAGCCCGGCCCGAATCTGGGCACGGACTTCAAGGGCGGCACCGAGGTGGAGGTTGCCTTCAAGAGCGCCGTCAATGCTGGCGACATTCGCAGCGCCGTCAAGAACGCGGGGTTCTCGAGTCCCGACGTGGTGAAGGTCGACGACGACACCAACCCGAACCGATTCCTGATCCGTGTGCAAGAGGTCTCCACCATCGACGAGGCCAAGCAAGACGAGCTCTCTCGACGCCTGTGCTACGGCGACGGGTTGCCCGAGGCCGAGTGCCCGCTCGCCAAGCAGGCTACGGAGGTGAAGTTCTCGCCGGGCGGCGACAAGATCACCGTGCGCTACCGCGAGGCGCCCGACTTGGGCTGGGTGCGCGAGCGCATGACGGGCGTCGAAGGTGTTGCCCTGCGGCCGGGCGCGAACAACCCCCTGCTGCAGAACGCGCGCGACCACAAGGTCGAGGTCCAGTTGATGAGCAAGGGCGACCAGCTGATGGCAGGTCTTTCCTCCGCCATGGGCGCCGACAAGGTCCCGGAGACGGCCCTGCGCGTGGAGTGGATTGGCCCCAAGGCGGGATCCCAGCTGCGTGATGCGGCGCTCAAGAGCATCCTGATCTCGCTGATCTTCATCATGGCCTACGTGGCCTTCCGCTTCGACTTGCGCTTTGCCCCAGGCGCGGTGCTGGCGTTGATTCACGACGCCGTGATCACCGTCGGCATCTTGGTGGCGATGCGCAAGGAGCTCAACCTCACTACCGTGGCCGCAGTGCTGACGATCATCGGCTACTCCGTGAACGACACCGTCGTGGTGTACGACCGTGTGCGTGAGAACCTGGGCAAGCTGCGGGGCGCGACCTTCGCGAACCTGATCAACGTCAGCTTGAGCGAAATGCTCAGCCGCACGCTGATCACCAGCGGCACGACCATTTTCAGCCTGCTCGCGTTCTTCGTGCGCGGCACCGGTACGCTGAAGGACTTCGCCTTCACCTTGATCATCGGCCTGCTGCTGGGCACGTACTCGTCGATCTACATCGCGCTACCCCTGACGGAGTGGCTGGACCGCGTGATGTTCGGCAAGAGCACCAGCCCCGCCAAAAAAAAAAGCGGGAGCGCCCGTAAGGGCGCGCCAGCCGTGACCTGA
- a CDS encoding MBL fold metallo-hydrolase — MLLRQLFDRETSTYTYLIADEQTKRAALIDPVREQLERDLALLKELGLTLEYVLDTHVHADHVTASGALRARTGARTVGAPQGAKCADVQAKHGDRLRVGALQIEVLATPGHTDDSLSFLVEDNLFTGDALLVRGTGRTDFQNGDAATLWHSLTKVLFALPEDTAVWPGHDYKGHTRSTIGEEKRHNPRLAGKTEAEFVKLMSELGLPPPKHLAEAVPANRECGQPSLPS; from the coding sequence ATGCTACTGCGACAACTATTCGACCGCGAGACCAGCACCTACACCTACCTGATCGCGGACGAACAGACGAAACGCGCAGCGTTGATCGATCCGGTGCGCGAGCAGCTGGAGCGGGACCTTGCGTTGTTGAAGGAACTCGGTCTCACCCTGGAGTACGTGCTCGACACCCATGTGCACGCGGACCACGTCACTGCGAGCGGCGCGTTGCGCGCGCGAACCGGTGCGCGCACCGTAGGCGCACCCCAGGGAGCGAAATGCGCTGACGTGCAGGCCAAGCATGGCGACCGGCTGCGCGTTGGCGCCCTGCAAATCGAGGTTCTCGCGACCCCCGGTCACACCGACGACAGCCTGAGCTTCTTGGTCGAGGACAACCTGTTCACGGGAGACGCCCTGCTCGTGCGCGGCACCGGGCGCACGGACTTCCAGAACGGCGATGCCGCCACCCTCTGGCATTCGCTCACCAAGGTGCTGTTCGCACTTCCCGAGGACACCGCCGTTTGGCCCGGGCACGACTACAAAGGCCACACGCGGTCCACCATCGGCGAGGAGAAGCGTCACAACCCGCGCCTCGCCGGCAAGACCGAAGCAGAGTTCGTGAAGCTGATGAGCGAATTGGGGCTGCCCCCGCCGAAGCATCTGGCCGAGGCTGTTCCTGCCAATCGCGAGTGCGGCCAACCTAGTCTACCTTCCTGA
- a CDS encoding sulfite exporter TauE/SafE family protein — MMPLVILLSVLIGVSLGLLGGGGSILTVPILVYVAGVDAKAAIATSLLVVAATSAAGVVSHARAGRVRFRTGAIFGAAGMVGAYAGGRLAAFIPGVWLLVGFGLMMLATGFALLRGRGDQAPRVGELPVARVLLDGVIVGLVTGLVGAGGGFLVVPALVLLGGMPMNIAVGTSLFVIALKSSAGFVGYLHSVQIDWMLALTVTAAAIVGSFFGARLVGRISEAALRRGFAGFVLLMAVVILVKELPAELGLRLGALSALGVGAATLSLLAALAGRMVRSQT; from the coding sequence ATGATGCCGCTAGTCATTCTGTTGTCGGTGCTGATCGGAGTCAGCTTGGGTCTCCTCGGGGGAGGCGGCTCGATCCTGACCGTTCCCATCCTGGTGTACGTCGCTGGCGTCGACGCCAAGGCGGCGATCGCCACCAGCCTGCTGGTGGTTGCAGCGACCAGTGCGGCGGGAGTCGTGTCGCATGCTCGCGCGGGCCGCGTGCGTTTTCGTACGGGAGCGATCTTCGGTGCCGCGGGCATGGTGGGGGCCTACGCGGGTGGGCGCCTGGCGGCGTTCATTCCGGGTGTGTGGCTGCTCGTTGGCTTCGGGTTGATGATGTTGGCCACGGGCTTCGCTTTGCTGCGCGGGCGGGGAGACCAAGCCCCGCGAGTCGGTGAACTGCCAGTGGCCCGCGTACTATTGGACGGCGTGATCGTGGGGCTGGTCACGGGCCTGGTTGGTGCAGGCGGCGGCTTCTTGGTCGTGCCCGCGCTGGTGCTGCTGGGGGGCATGCCCATGAACATCGCTGTCGGCACTTCGCTCTTTGTCATCGCCCTCAAGTCGTCAGCAGGTTTCGTCGGCTACCTGCACAGCGTGCAGATCGACTGGATGCTGGCCCTGACGGTCACCGCGGCGGCGATCGTCGGCAGCTTCTTCGGCGCACGACTTGTCGGTAGGATCTCCGAGGCGGCGCTGCGTCGCGGATTCGCGGGCTTCGTCCTGCTGATGGCGGTCGTCATCCTGGTCAAGGAGCTACCCGCGGAGCTCGGCTTGCGCCTAGGAGCGCTGAGCGCCTTGGGCGTTGGCGCAGCGACTCTTTCGCTCCTGGCTGCCCTCGCCGGCCGCATGGTCCGCTCCCAGACCTGA